The following proteins come from a genomic window of Paenibacillus sp. CAA11:
- the eno gene encoding phosphopyruvate hydratase — translation MTIISDVYAREVLDSRGNPTVEVEVYLESGAIGRAIVPSGASTGAHEAVELRDDDKSRYLGKGVLKAVENVNELIAPEVIGMDALDQLGIDKLMIALDGTPNKGKLGANAILAVSMAVARAAADALDLPLYVYLGGFNAKQLPVPMMNIVNGGAHADNNVDVQEFMVLPVGAPSFKEALRMGAEIFHNLKSVLKGKGLNTAVGDEGGFAPNFTSNEDALSSIIEAIEKAGYKPGEDVFLGMDVASTEFYKDGKYHLEGEGKSFTSAEFVDLLASWVDKYPIITIEDGCSEDDWEGWKLLTEKLGNKIQLVGDDLFVTNTERLSKGIEDGIGNSILIKVNQIGTLTETFDAIEMAKRAGYTAVVSHRSGESEDSTIADIAVATNAGQIKTGAPSRTDRIAKYNQLLRIEDSLGELAQYNGLKSFYNLKK, via the coding sequence ATGACGATTATTTCTGACGTATACGCACGCGAAGTCCTTGACTCCCGCGGTAACCCAACAGTAGAAGTAGAAGTATACCTTGAGTCCGGTGCTATCGGACGCGCTATCGTACCTTCCGGTGCATCCACTGGTGCTCACGAAGCCGTTGAGCTTCGCGACGACGACAAATCTCGTTACCTGGGCAAAGGCGTTCTGAAAGCTGTTGAGAATGTTAACGAGCTGATCGCTCCAGAAGTGATTGGTATGGACGCTCTTGACCAACTTGGCATCGACAAGCTGATGATCGCTTTGGACGGAACACCTAACAAAGGTAAATTGGGTGCGAATGCAATCCTGGCTGTATCCATGGCTGTAGCACGTGCAGCAGCTGACGCTCTGGACCTGCCTCTGTACGTATACCTTGGTGGATTCAACGCTAAGCAGCTTCCAGTACCAATGATGAATATCGTTAACGGCGGCGCACACGCTGACAACAACGTTGACGTTCAAGAGTTCATGGTTCTGCCAGTGGGCGCACCTAGCTTCAAGGAAGCACTTCGTATGGGCGCTGAAATCTTCCACAACCTCAAATCCGTACTGAAAGGCAAAGGCTTGAACACTGCAGTTGGTGACGAAGGCGGCTTTGCTCCTAACTTCACTTCCAACGAAGATGCTCTGTCCTCCATCATCGAAGCGATCGAAAAAGCTGGTTACAAACCAGGTGAAGACGTATTCTTGGGTATGGACGTAGCTTCCACTGAGTTCTACAAAGACGGTAAATACCACCTGGAAGGCGAAGGCAAATCCTTCACTTCTGCTGAGTTCGTTGACCTGTTGGCTTCTTGGGTTGACAAATACCCAATCATCACGATCGAAGACGGCTGCTCCGAAGACGACTGGGAAGGTTGGAAATTGCTCACTGAGAAACTGGGCAACAAGATCCAACTCGTGGGTGACGACCTGTTCGTAACGAACACTGAGCGTCTGTCCAAAGGTATTGAAGATGGAATCGGTAACTCCATCCTGATCAAGGTTAACCAAATCGGTACCCTGACTGAAACCTTCGACGCTATTGAAATGGCTAAACGTGCTGGTTACACAGCTGTTGTATCCCACCGTTCCGGTGAATCCGAAGACAGCACAATCGCTGACATCGCGGTTGCAACGAACGCTGGCCAAATCAAAACAGGTGCTCCTTCCCGTACAGACCGTATTGCGAAGTACAACCAATTGCTCCGTATCGAGGATTCTTTGGGAGAACTGGCTCAATACAACGGCCTGAAATCCTTCTACAACCTGAAAAAATAA
- a CDS encoding LLM class flavin-dependent oxidoreductase translates to MLKLGILDQSHILEGSGPAVALTNTTRLAKKAEELGYSRYWVSEHHGSRSLAHSSPEVLIAHLASHTSRIRVGSGGIMLPHYSAYKIAENFRLLEALYPGRIDLGVGRAPGGRPLSTRALQEGRYHTADPYPQQVVDLVAYLHDALPDSHRFRGLLASPSVATAPELWLLGSSGGTAKLAAEVGASYAFAQFFGTPGGEESTAMYHEEFAPSLMEQQPRSLAAVLAICAETEEEASDLASSTELYFLALEQGMEMPYLPAVATSKAYHYSDYDRGRLQQARSFRVIGTPEQVKEKLLLLAKQYRTDELLINAPIHDFDARLRSYHLIAETMGLQG, encoded by the coding sequence ATGTTAAAGCTTGGTATTCTTGACCAATCTCATATATTAGAAGGCAGCGGCCCCGCTGTGGCGCTCACGAATACGACCCGGCTGGCCAAGAAAGCCGAAGAGCTGGGCTATTCGCGCTACTGGGTCTCCGAGCACCACGGCTCACGCAGCCTGGCCCATTCCAGCCCCGAGGTGCTCATCGCTCACCTGGCTTCCCATACCTCCCGCATCCGGGTAGGCTCGGGAGGCATCATGCTGCCGCATTACAGCGCCTATAAGATCGCCGAGAATTTCCGGCTGCTTGAAGCGCTGTATCCCGGCAGAATCGACCTCGGTGTGGGCCGGGCGCCCGGTGGGCGTCCCCTGTCAACCCGAGCGCTGCAGGAGGGCCGCTACCATACGGCCGACCCGTATCCCCAGCAGGTGGTTGACCTTGTCGCCTACCTGCACGATGCTCTGCCGGACAGCCACCGGTTCAGGGGTCTCTTGGCCTCCCCTTCCGTAGCTACGGCTCCCGAGCTCTGGCTCCTCGGCTCCAGCGGTGGTACAGCTAAGCTTGCAGCCGAGGTAGGGGCGTCCTATGCGTTCGCCCAATTCTTCGGTACGCCCGGCGGGGAGGAGTCGACGGCCATGTACCACGAAGAATTCGCTCCTTCCTTAATGGAGCAGCAGCCTCGCTCCCTGGCCGCGGTTCTGGCCATCTGTGCGGAGACTGAAGAAGAAGCAAGCGACCTGGCAAGCAGCACAGAGCTGTACTTCCTCGCGCTGGAGCAGGGCATGGAGATGCCATACCTGCCTGCTGTCGCCACCTCCAAGGCCTATCATTACTCGGACTATGATCGTGGCCGTCTCCAGCAAGCAAGGAGCTTCCGCGTGATCGGCACTCCCGAACAGGTCAAGGAGAAGCTCCTGCTCTTAGCGAAGCAGTACCGGACCGATGAACTGCTGATCAATGCACCGATCCATGATTTCGATGCACGCCTGCGGTCCTATCATCTGATTGCCGAGACGATGGGGCTTCAAGGCTAA
- a CDS encoding phosphoglycerate kinase has protein sequence MNKKSVRDVEVTGKRVFVRVDFNVPFEDGKISDDKRIRETLPTINYLIEKGAKVILASHLGRPKGQVNESMRLTAPAERLSELLGKPVQKADEAVGEAVKAKIDAMNNGDVLVLENVRFYPGEEKNDPELAKQFAELADLFVNDAFGAAHRAHASTEGIAHYLPAVSGLLMEKELSVLGKALSTPDRPFTAIIGGSKVKDKIDVIDNLLNIADNVLIGGGLAYTFFKAQGHEIGLSLCDNDKLDVALGFIEKAKKLGKNFQLPVDIVIADDFKVDANTDVVGIDSIPEKWEGVDIGPKTRAKYAEIIKNSKLIVWNGPMGVFEMEPFANGTREVAEACATTEGYTIIGGGDSAAAAEKFHLADKMDHISTGGGASLEFMEGKALPGVVALNDK, from the coding sequence ATCTCTGATGACAAGCGAATCCGTGAAACACTCCCAACAATCAATTATTTGATTGAAAAGGGTGCGAAAGTGATTTTGGCGAGCCACCTGGGTCGTCCAAAAGGTCAAGTAAATGAATCCATGCGTCTTACTGCTCCTGCAGAACGTTTGTCCGAGCTGCTCGGCAAACCGGTTCAAAAAGCGGATGAAGCTGTAGGCGAAGCTGTTAAAGCAAAGATTGATGCAATGAACAATGGCGACGTGCTTGTGCTTGAGAATGTGCGCTTCTACCCTGGCGAAGAGAAGAATGATCCAGAGCTTGCGAAGCAATTTGCAGAGCTTGCGGATCTGTTCGTAAATGACGCTTTTGGTGCTGCTCACCGTGCCCATGCTTCAACAGAAGGCATTGCTCATTACCTGCCAGCTGTATCGGGTCTTCTGATGGAGAAGGAACTGTCCGTACTGGGCAAAGCCCTGTCCACCCCAGATCGTCCTTTCACAGCTATCATTGGCGGATCCAAGGTAAAAGACAAAATCGACGTGATCGATAACCTGTTGAACATTGCAGACAACGTGCTGATCGGCGGCGGTTTGGCTTACACCTTCTTCAAAGCACAAGGCCATGAAATCGGCCTGTCTCTGTGTGACAATGATAAGCTTGATGTGGCCCTCGGTTTCATCGAGAAGGCTAAGAAGCTCGGCAAGAACTTCCAGCTTCCAGTGGACATTGTGATCGCTGACGATTTCAAAGTAGATGCAAACACAGATGTAGTAGGCATTGATTCCATTCCTGAGAAATGGGAAGGCGTGGACATCGGACCTAAGACTCGCGCGAAATATGCTGAGATCATTAAGAACTCCAAGCTGATTGTTTGGAACGGACCGATGGGCGTATTTGAAATGGAACCATTCGCTAATGGTACGCGTGAAGTTGCTGAAGCTTGTGCAACTACAGAAGGCTACACCATTATCGGCGGCGGTGATTCTGCAGCAGCTGCAGAGAAATTCCACCTTGCTGACAAGATGGACCACATCTCTACAGGCGGCGGTGCTTCCCTGGAATTCATGGAAGGTAAAGCACTCCCTGGCGTTGTGGCATTGAATGACAAGTAA
- a CDS encoding methyl-accepting chemotaxis protein, whose product MENNFILQKRNKMFVKIIWIMVALGVLTDLMIGVETSILLTLLVIGGVCCTVATYMTYAQKGTLYVMYVIPTISSLLTFLLIYHDPDPLISTYLLLYVNIGLMTLYANYKPIIYAGVLAMGITTYFFEVPFYHDKLFEGEMLSYLLLFLAFITAALAFAARFSEKLQRTVLEKQKDTEEARMQSESLLNELQSSIQILNRLSTQLRDNVNVTSSISKEVTLTFGGVTGTMERQSQSMQDMTQSVHSLNTMVEQTTEGSAELLRISEETLASTSAAGERMSSLSQQITQIQHMTTLTVEVMEDLNKKNQQIGQMVQTIQHISSQTNLLAMNAAIEAAHAGEHGKGFAVVAGEIRKLAEDSRRSTAEIDQILNDTMNKIGQAAEQIQLGHQAIHNSEEETQEVQKLVEAVSRNAVHVHEQSGLMNSSVYQIHESHARITAEILTLAEGTQQNMGAVEEILAGIETQDSKINEIVNHYEELNDLIVKLSNKKSEMGSAESADPSKPHQDSAWTEQHENPPILM is encoded by the coding sequence ATGGAAAACAACTTCATACTCCAAAAACGCAACAAAATGTTTGTGAAGATCATTTGGATTATGGTCGCTCTCGGGGTCCTGACAGATCTGATGATCGGCGTGGAAACCTCTATTCTGCTGACCCTGCTGGTTATCGGCGGAGTCTGTTGCACGGTAGCTACCTACATGACCTACGCACAGAAGGGCACCCTTTATGTCATGTATGTCATCCCGACCATCTCCTCTCTGCTTACCTTTCTTCTGATTTACCACGACCCGGACCCGCTCATCAGCACCTATCTCCTGCTGTACGTTAACATCGGCCTCATGACGCTTTATGCGAACTACAAACCCATTATTTATGCCGGTGTGCTTGCCATGGGGATCACAACTTATTTCTTTGAGGTGCCCTTTTATCACGATAAGCTATTTGAGGGAGAGATGCTCAGCTATCTGCTGCTATTCCTGGCCTTCATTACAGCGGCTTTAGCCTTTGCTGCGCGCTTTAGCGAGAAGCTCCAGCGCACCGTCCTGGAGAAGCAGAAGGACACCGAAGAGGCCCGGATGCAGAGTGAATCCCTGCTGAATGAACTGCAGTCATCCATTCAGATTCTGAACAGGCTCAGTACTCAGCTTCGTGACAATGTAAATGTCACCAGCTCGATCTCAAAAGAAGTGACCTTGACCTTCGGCGGAGTGACAGGCACGATGGAACGCCAATCTCAGAGCATGCAGGATATGACGCAATCGGTTCACAGCTTGAATACTATGGTAGAACAGACCACCGAAGGCTCTGCCGAGCTGCTGCGGATCTCTGAAGAGACGCTGGCCAGCACCTCCGCCGCAGGTGAACGTATGTCTTCTCTTTCTCAGCAAATCACCCAGATTCAGCATATGACCACACTTACGGTAGAAGTTATGGAAGACTTAAATAAGAAGAACCAGCAAATTGGACAAATGGTTCAGACCATCCAGCATATATCCAGTCAGACCAATCTGCTGGCCATGAATGCAGCCATAGAGGCCGCTCATGCCGGGGAACACGGCAAAGGGTTCGCTGTCGTAGCCGGAGAAATCCGTAAGCTGGCCGAGGATTCCCGCCGCTCCACAGCTGAAATTGACCAAATCCTTAACGATACCATGAATAAGATTGGACAGGCCGCTGAACAGATTCAGCTGGGCCACCAAGCTATACATAACAGCGAAGAAGAAACCCAGGAGGTACAGAAGCTTGTTGAAGCTGTATCTCGCAATGCCGTTCATGTTCATGAGCAATCCGGCCTTATGAATTCATCCGTTTATCAGATTCATGAGAGCCATGCGCGCATTACCGCTGAGATCTTAACCCTTGCCGAGGGCACGCAGCAAAACATGGGGGCTGTAGAAGAGATCCTCGCCGGCATTGAGACCCAGGACAGCAAGATCAACGAGATTGTGAATCACTATGAGGAGTTAAATGACCTTATTGTGAAGCTGTCCAACAAGAAGTCCGAGATGGGCAGCGCAGAGAGCGCGGACCCTTCCAAGCCACACCAGGATAGCGCTTGGACTGAACAGCACGAGAATCCACCCATCCTGATGTAA
- the secG gene encoding preprotein translocase subunit SecG, which translates to MDIFLKVLLVIFSIGLITVVLLQKGKSAGLSGAISGGAEHLFGKTKARGMELVLERATVVMGAGFFIVSIVVAVFQ; encoded by the coding sequence ATGGATATCTTTTTGAAGGTGCTGCTTGTTATCTTTTCTATCGGTTTGATTACGGTCGTTCTTCTGCAAAAAGGAAAGAGCGCGGGCCTTTCCGGTGCCATCTCCGGGGGTGCGGAGCATCTGTTTGGCAAGACCAAAGCTCGGGGTATGGAGCTGGTTCTGGAGCGCGCAACAGTGGTTATGGGCGCTGGATTTTTCATCGTCTCCATTGTCGTCGCAGTTTTTCAGTAG
- the gpmI gene encoding 2,3-bisphosphoglycerate-independent phosphoglycerate mutase, with translation MSAPRPVALIIMDGFGLRNTVEGNAVAQAKKPNYDRYLKEYPNTTLTACGEAVGLPEGQMGNSEVGHLNIGAGRIVYQDLTRISKSIREGEFFDNETLVEAVRVAKKNGKKLHLYGLLSDGGVHSHIDHLFAMLELAKKEDMHEVYIHAFLDGRDVAPDSGKGYLQQLITKIEEIGVGKIATLSGRYYSMDRDKRWERVEKSYRAIVYGDGPKYTDPLAAVADSYNNSVFDEFMVPTVIVDGQGNPVGPVESGDSVVFLNFRPDRAIQLSQVFTNLDFRGFDRGPKFPENLHFVCLTLFSETVGGYVAYSPKNLDNTLGEVLVQHNKKQLRIAETEKYPHVTFFFSGGRDVELPGETRILINSPKVATYDLKPEMSAYEVAAAAVKEIEEENFDTIILNFANPDMVGHSGMLEPTIKAVEVTDECVGKVVDAVVAKGGVAIIIADHGNADMVFDENGRPFTAHTTNPVPFIVTSHDVVLRESGILADVAPTILDLMQLPQPAEMTGKSMIASRK, from the coding sequence ATGTCTGCACCAAGACCTGTAGCATTGATCATTATGGACGGCTTCGGTCTTCGCAACACGGTGGAGGGCAACGCGGTTGCTCAAGCCAAGAAACCGAACTATGACCGTTATCTGAAGGAATATCCAAATACGACTTTGACCGCATGCGGTGAAGCCGTAGGTTTGCCTGAAGGACAGATGGGCAACTCCGAGGTAGGTCACTTGAATATCGGTGCAGGACGCATTGTATATCAAGACTTGACTCGGATTTCCAAGTCCATTCGCGAAGGTGAGTTCTTCGACAATGAGACGCTGGTAGAAGCTGTACGTGTAGCGAAGAAGAACGGCAAGAAGCTGCACCTGTACGGGCTGCTGTCCGATGGCGGCGTGCACAGCCACATCGACCATCTGTTCGCAATGCTTGAGCTAGCTAAGAAAGAGGATATGCACGAAGTTTACATCCATGCATTCCTTGATGGACGCGACGTTGCTCCAGATAGCGGCAAAGGCTACCTGCAGCAGCTGATCACTAAGATTGAAGAAATCGGCGTGGGTAAAATTGCGACCTTGTCGGGACGCTATTACTCCATGGACCGCGACAAGCGGTGGGAGCGTGTTGAGAAGTCCTATCGTGCCATCGTGTATGGCGATGGACCGAAGTACACGGATCCGCTTGCAGCTGTTGCTGATTCTTACAACAACTCGGTATTCGACGAGTTCATGGTTCCTACCGTTATTGTCGACGGACAAGGTAATCCGGTGGGCCCCGTGGAATCCGGCGATTCCGTCGTATTCCTGAACTTCCGTCCTGACCGTGCTATTCAGCTGTCTCAGGTATTCACCAACCTGGACTTCCGCGGCTTTGACCGTGGTCCGAAGTTCCCTGAGAACCTGCATTTCGTCTGCCTGACGCTCTTTAGTGAGACGGTAGGAGGATATGTGGCTTACTCTCCGAAGAACCTCGACAATACGCTGGGTGAAGTGCTGGTACAGCATAACAAGAAGCAGCTTCGGATTGCAGAAACCGAGAAATATCCGCATGTTACGTTCTTCTTTAGCGGTGGACGTGATGTAGAGCTTCCTGGAGAAACTCGGATTCTGATTAACTCACCGAAGGTTGCGACCTATGACCTCAAGCCAGAAATGAGCGCTTACGAAGTAGCAGCTGCAGCTGTGAAAGAGATCGAAGAGGAGAACTTCGATACCATAATCCTGAATTTCGCGAATCCGGATATGGTAGGTCATTCTGGTATGCTTGAGCCAACGATTAAAGCGGTTGAAGTAACAGATGAGTGCGTAGGTAAAGTGGTGGATGCAGTAGTTGCCAAGGGCGGCGTAGCAATCATTATCGCTGACCATGGTAATGCGGATATGGTATTTGATGAGAACGGCCGGCCGTTCACGGCACATACCACCAATCCGGTTCCATTCATCGTAACTTCCCATGATGTAGTTCTGCGTGAGAGCGGTATTCTGGCCGACGTAGCGCCTACAATTCTTGACCTGATGCAGCTTCCGCAGCCTGCGGAAATGACAGGTAAATCTATGATTGCAAGCCGGAAGTAA
- the tpiA gene encoding triose-phosphate isomerase yields MRTPIIAGNWKMFKTVPEAKAFFAEVKGKAEVEGVESVICAPFTNLPALVEAAKGTSIKIGAQNLHFEDEGAFTGEVSGAMLKDLGVDYVIIGHSERRAYFGETDEIVNKKVHAAFKYGITPIPCVGEKLEEREAGQTKDVVKVQTTAALQGLTAEQAAQVVIAYEPIWAIGTGKSSTSQDANEVIAYIRSLVADLYDSETAGKIRIQYGGSVKPENVKEYMSQSDIDGALVGGASLQPASYISLVEGAK; encoded by the coding sequence ATGAGAACACCAATCATTGCAGGGAACTGGAAGATGTTCAAGACTGTTCCCGAAGCCAAAGCCTTTTTCGCGGAAGTGAAAGGCAAAGCGGAAGTGGAAGGCGTAGAGTCCGTAATCTGCGCTCCGTTCACGAACTTGCCAGCTCTGGTAGAAGCGGCAAAAGGAACTTCGATCAAGATCGGAGCTCAAAATTTGCATTTTGAGGATGAAGGAGCTTTCACAGGCGAAGTCAGCGGTGCCATGCTGAAGGATCTCGGTGTGGATTATGTCATTATTGGACATTCAGAGCGCCGTGCTTATTTCGGAGAAACCGACGAAATCGTCAACAAGAAGGTTCATGCTGCATTCAAATACGGCATCACTCCGATTCCTTGCGTAGGCGAGAAGCTTGAAGAGCGTGAAGCTGGCCAAACCAAGGACGTTGTAAAGGTGCAAACCACTGCAGCGCTGCAAGGACTGACTGCTGAGCAAGCTGCTCAAGTTGTCATTGCTTACGAACCAATCTGGGCCATCGGCACAGGCAAGTCCTCCACTTCACAGGATGCCAATGAAGTGATCGCGTACATCCGCAGCCTCGTTGCGGACCTGTATGACAGTGAAACTGCGGGCAAGATCCGTATCCAATATGGCGGCAGCGTGAAGCCAGAGAACGTAAAGGAATATATGAGCCAAAGCGATATCGACGGTGCGCTTGTAGGCGGAGCCAGCTTGCAACCGGCATCCTACATCTCGCTGGTTGAGGGGGCAAAGTAA
- a CDS encoding OsmC family protein yields the protein MKHTFELNAVWNGGRNSEGTIEAGKLKTQISIPTEMGGPGVGTNPDEMLLGAAATCYLISLAAMLERAGIETVSLTQQSEGIVDVTNNIFTYERIIHRPHIVLKAGSGEREVERARLLAGKAEGSCMISRAINGNVGLSTEPIIRIAEAEKK from the coding sequence ATGAAGCATACTTTTGAGCTGAATGCGGTCTGGAACGGCGGGCGCAATAGCGAGGGGACAATTGAAGCAGGCAAACTGAAGACACAAATCTCCATTCCAACGGAAATGGGTGGCCCGGGTGTAGGCACTAATCCGGATGAGATGCTGCTGGGAGCGGCGGCGACCTGCTATTTGATATCTCTTGCGGCTATGCTGGAGCGGGCAGGCATTGAGACAGTGAGCCTGACTCAGCAGTCTGAGGGGATTGTAGATGTTACAAATAACATTTTTACGTACGAGCGGATCATTCATCGCCCTCATATCGTACTCAAAGCAGGCAGTGGAGAGCGAGAGGTTGAGCGGGCCCGGCTGCTGGCAGGCAAGGCAGAAGGCTCATGCATGATCTCTCGCGCTATTAACGGCAATGTAGGGCTATCCACAGAGCCGATCATTCGCATAGCTGAAGCTGAAAAGAAATGA
- the rnr gene encoding ribonuclease R, giving the protein MITESTLLDFMRETAYKPMTYQELEEHFQIKDASEFKEFLKLLNRLEQEGKILLTRTQRYGVPERMDLVRGRLQAHAKGFAFLIPEDREHPDVYIHANDLKSAMNGDTVLVRVSARSVAGGKLEGEVVRIVTRAVTQVVGVFQHQETYGFVVPDDKRINRDIFIPGDKFGGAVEGEKVVVRIVNYPEGRAAAEGEVIEILGHKDDPGVDILSIIRKHQLPEAFPDEVMEEAQAVPDTIDQDEIVRQGRRDLRDKVIVTIDGEDAKDLDDAVNVERLPNGNYRLGVHIADVGYYVQEKSQLDQEAYNRGCSVYLVDRVIPMLPHRLSNGICSLNPKVDRFTLSCEMEFNEHMKVVKHDVFTSVIRTKERMTYTNVRKILQDEDPEVTERYSDLVENFKDMRDLALKLRANRMRRGAVDFDFEESKVIVDETGKAVDIVKRERSIAEQIIEEFMLAANETVAEHFHWLKVPFIYRIHEDPDPEKLMNFMAFAANFGYSVKGKGNSIHPRALQTLLEDIQGTKEQTVISTMMLRSMKQAKYDAESTGHFGLAAEFYTHFTSPIRRYPDLVIHRVIREVIENGGTLPADRQEYLASRMKDIAQQSSERERVAVEAERDTEQLKKAEFMLDKVGEEFPGIISSVTSFGMFIELENTVEGLIRLSALTDDYYHFHEQHMALIGERTSKIFRIGDEVKIRVARVNMDDHTIDFEMVDMKPRSREDRPRGGGGGGRGKAGRSKAGAGEAVFAGGGKRGKKKRGAGAAAAGAEPRKGKGGRSADKAPAAAKPAAPSFGFGSGKGGYASGSPEGYSRDGGAGAPGGGSRRKKTSASGIFNAAGDGGGAAGEGAPRKKRNKGGRGKGAKNNATAAFVRKKK; this is encoded by the coding sequence ATGATTACAGAATCAACATTGCTTGATTTCATGCGGGAGACCGCTTATAAACCAATGACTTATCAGGAGTTAGAGGAGCATTTTCAGATTAAGGACGCTTCGGAGTTCAAGGAGTTCCTCAAGCTTCTCAACAGATTGGAGCAGGAGGGGAAAATCCTGCTTACCCGCACACAGCGCTACGGCGTGCCAGAGCGTATGGACCTGGTGCGGGGACGCCTGCAGGCTCATGCCAAGGGCTTTGCCTTCTTGATTCCCGAGGATCGCGAGCATCCGGATGTCTATATCCATGCGAACGATTTGAAGAGCGCCATGAACGGAGATACCGTTCTAGTGCGCGTCAGCGCCAGAAGTGTTGCCGGAGGCAAGCTCGAAGGAGAGGTTGTTCGTATTGTAACCCGGGCCGTTACTCAGGTTGTTGGAGTATTTCAGCATCAAGAGACCTATGGCTTTGTCGTGCCGGATGATAAGCGGATTAACCGGGATATCTTTATTCCGGGTGATAAGTTTGGAGGCGCGGTCGAAGGGGAGAAGGTCGTTGTCCGGATCGTTAACTATCCGGAGGGACGAGCGGCGGCAGAAGGAGAAGTTATTGAAATTCTAGGTCATAAGGATGACCCGGGTGTAGATATTCTCTCCATTATTCGCAAGCACCAGCTGCCGGAGGCTTTCCCCGATGAAGTCATGGAGGAGGCACAAGCTGTTCCTGATACGATTGACCAAGACGAGATTGTAAGGCAGGGACGGCGTGATCTGCGCGACAAGGTGATCGTGACCATTGACGGTGAAGATGCTAAGGACCTGGATGACGCGGTCAACGTGGAGCGGCTGCCGAACGGGAATTACCGTCTTGGTGTGCATATTGCCGATGTAGGCTACTATGTGCAGGAGAAATCGCAGCTTGACCAGGAAGCCTATAATCGGGGCTGCAGTGTCTACTTGGTAGACCGGGTGATCCCGATGCTTCCGCATCGCTTGTCCAACGGCATATGCAGCTTGAATCCGAAGGTGGACCGTTTTACCCTGTCCTGTGAGATGGAGTTTAACGAGCATATGAAGGTCGTGAAGCACGACGTCTTCACCAGCGTAATTCGGACCAAGGAGCGGATGACGTATACAAATGTCCGCAAAATCCTTCAGGATGAAGATCCGGAAGTGACTGAGCGTTATAGTGATCTGGTGGAGAACTTCAAGGACATGCGCGACCTGGCGCTGAAGCTCCGGGCGAACCGGATGCGCCGCGGGGCGGTTGACTTCGACTTCGAGGAATCCAAGGTCATTGTGGACGAGACGGGAAAAGCGGTCGACATTGTGAAGCGCGAGCGCTCCATTGCTGAGCAGATTATTGAAGAGTTCATGCTGGCAGCTAACGAGACGGTGGCGGAGCATTTCCACTGGCTGAAGGTTCCTTTCATTTACCGGATTCACGAGGACCCGGATCCCGAGAAGCTGATGAACTTTATGGCCTTTGCGGCCAACTTTGGCTATAGCGTGAAGGGTAAAGGCAACTCTATTCATCCGCGGGCCTTGCAGACCTTATTGGAGGACATTCAAGGGACAAAGGAACAGACGGTGATCAGCACGATGATGCTGAGATCGATGAAGCAGGCGAAATATGATGCTGAGAGCACCGGCCACTTTGGGCTGGCAGCGGAGTTCTATACGCACTTCACCTCGCCAATTCGCCGGTATCCTGACCTTGTGATCCATCGGGTGATCCGTGAGGTGATCGAGAATGGCGGGACACTGCCTGCGGATCGTCAGGAATATTTGGCGAGTCGTATGAAGGACATTGCGCAGCAATCGTCCGAGCGGGAACGCGTCGCCGTTGAAGCCGAACGGGATACGGAGCAGCTGAAGAAGGCGGAGTTCATGCTGGACAAAGTCGGCGAAGAATTCCCGGGGATTATCAGCAGCGTGACAAGCTTCGGTATGTTCATCGAACTGGAAAATACCGTCGAAGGCTTGATTCGTCTCAGTGCCTTAACCGACGACTATTATCACTTCCATGAGCAGCATATGGCGCTCATCGGGGAGCGCACGTCGAAGATCTTCCGGATCGGAGACGAAGTGAAGATCCGCGTGGCGCGCGTAAATATGGACGACCATACCATCGACTTCGAGATGGTCGACATGAAGCCGCGCAGCCGGGAGGATCGGCCGCGCGGAGGCGGCGGAGGCGGCCGGGGCAAGGCCGGCCGTAGCAAAGCCGGCGCGGGCGAGGCGGTCTTCGCCGGCGGCGGCAAGCGCGGCAAGAAGAAGCGCGGCGCTGGAGCCGCCGCGGCGGGTGCTGAGCCGCGCAAGGGCAAAGGCGGGCGCAGCGCCGACAAGGCGCCTGCTGCCGCGAAGCCGGCCGCGCCGAGCTTCGGCTTCGGCAGCGGCAAGGGCGGCTACGCCAGCGGCTCGCCCGAGGGCTACTCGCGCGACGGCGGGGCCGGTGCGCCGGGCGGCGGATCGCGCCGCAAGAAGACGTCGGCGAGCGGCATCTTCAACGCCGCCGGTGATGGAGGCGGCGCAGCGGGTGAGGGTGCGCCGCGCAAGAAGCGCAACAAGGGCGGCCGAGGCAAGGGCGCGAAGAATAACGCGACCGCCGCTTTTGTTCGCAAGAAGAAATAG